A single window of Cygnus olor isolate bCygOlo1 chromosome 10, bCygOlo1.pri.v2, whole genome shotgun sequence DNA harbors:
- the GHRL gene encoding appetite-regulating hormone, with the protein MKKIMFLRGTLLGILLFSILWTETALAGSSFLSPEFKKIQQQNDPTKTTAKIHRRGTESFWDTDKTGAGDDNNSIELKFNVPFEIGVKVTEEEYQEYGQTLEKMLQDILEENAKETPVKN; encoded by the exons ATgaagaaaatcatgtttctcAGAGGTACTCTGCTGGGAATTCTCCTTTTCAGCATCCTCTGGACAGAAACTGCTTTGGCTGGCTCTAGTTTTTTAAGccctgaatttaaaaaaatacag CAACAAAATGATCCAACAAAAACAACGGCAAAAATACATCGTCGAGGCACAGAAAGCTTTTGGGATACCGATAAAACAGGGGCAGGAGATGACAACAACAGTATTGAACTCAAG TTTAACGTTCCCTTTGAAATTGGTGTCAAGGTAACAGAAGAGGAGTATCAAGAATATGGACAAACATTGGAGAAGATGCTACAGGACATTCTTGAAGAAAATGCTAAAG AAACTCCAGTGAAAAACTGA
- the SEC13 gene encoding protein SEC13 homolog — MVSVINTVDTSHEDMIHDAQMDYYGTRLATCSSDRSVKIFDVRNGGQILIADLRGHEGPVWQVAWAHPMYGNILASCSYDRKVIIWKEENGTWEKTYEYTGHDSSVNSVCWAPHDYGLILACGSSDGAISLLSYTGDGQWEVKKISNAHTIGCNAVSWAPAVVPGSLIEQPSGQKPNYIKRFASGGCDNLVKIWKEEDGQWKEEQKLEAHSDWVRDVAWAPSIGLPTSTIASCSQDGRVFIWTCDDASGNSWSPKLLHKFNDVVWHVSWSITANILAVSGGDNKVTLWKESVDGLWACISDVNKGQGGVSAVTEGQQNEQ, encoded by the exons ATG GTCTCCGTGATCAACACCGTGGACACCTCTCACGAGGACATGATC CACGATGCTCAGATGGATTACTATGGCACTCGGTTGGCGACCTGCTCTTCAGACAGATCCGTAAAAATCTTTGATGTTCGGAATGGAGGGCAAATCCTCATTGCGGACCTAAGAGG GCATGAAGGTCCAGTGTGGCAAGTTGCCTGGGCTCATCCTATGTATGGAAATATCTTGGCTTCCTGTTCCTATGACAGGAAGGTTATTatctggaaggaagaaaatggcaCTTGGGAAAAGACATACGAGTACACGGGGCACGACTCGTCAG TGAACTCCGTCTGCTGGGCGCCACACGACTATGGATTGATACTGGCCTGCGGGAGCTCTGACGGAGCCATTTCGTTGTTGAGCTACACAGGTGACGGGCAATGGGAAGTCAAAAAGATCAGCAACGCACATACT ATTGGATGTAATGCAGTTAGCTGGGCTCCTGCTGTTGTACCAGGCAGCCTTATAGAACAACCATCTGGTCAAAAACCAAACTACATCAAAAGATTTGCATCTGGTGGCTGTGACAACCTTGTGAAGATCTGGAA agaagaagaTGGTCAGtggaaagaagagcagaagcTGGAGGCTCACAGTGACTGGGTTCGAGACGTAGCCTGGGCTCCATCCATAGGTTTGCCAACAAGTACCATTGCTAGCTGTTCACAG GATGGCAGAGTGTTTATCTGGACGTGTGATGATGCCTCTGGAAATTCATGGTCACCAAAACTGCTGCACAAGTTCAATGATGTTGTCTGGCATGTGAGTTGGTCCATTACTGCAAATATTCTTGCAGTGTCTGGAGGAGACAATAAA GTCACGCTATGGAAAGAATCAGTAGATGGACTGTGGGCATGCATCAGCGATGTCAACAAGGGCCAAGGAGGAGTGTCTGCCGTTACAGAGGGGCAGCAGAATGAGCAGTGA